In the Sinorhizobium arboris LMG 14919 genome, one interval contains:
- a CDS encoding MFS transporter: MFMPKPTATAAHDAAGTNPDRAASARWALASLSLSVLLSSLGTSIANVGLPSLATAFSASFQQVQWVVLAYLLAITTLIVGVGRLGDMFGRRRLLLAGILLFTAASGLSGAAPNLPLLIAARAAQGLGAAAMMALAMALVGETVGKEKTGGAMGLLGTMSAVGTALGPSLGGILIAGLGWQAIFLVNVPLGTLAFLLARHSLPADCRRPEAERAGFDVPGTLLLGSTLAAYALSMTVAHGQFGPLNMALLAAAIVGAGLFVSAERRTASPLMRMEVLRDPVLGAGLAMSALVSTVMMATLVVGPFYLSRSLGLGDALVGIVMAAGPVVSALSGLPAGRAVDRLGAPFMIVTGLVAMSAGSFALSVLPEMFGVAGYLAAMLVLTPGYQLFQAANNTAVMLDVLPDRRGVVSGMLNLSRNLGLVTGASVMGALFAFASAADVATAPAEAVAAGMRITFAVAGVLVMGAIAIALSCRALASPPGN; encoded by the coding sequence ATGTTCATGCCGAAACCGACCGCTACCGCGGCACATGACGCCGCTGGGACAAATCCGGACAGGGCCGCCTCGGCGCGATGGGCGCTCGCCAGTCTTTCGCTCTCCGTGCTGTTGTCCTCGCTCGGCACCAGCATCGCGAATGTCGGCCTGCCGAGCCTCGCCACGGCGTTCTCCGCCTCGTTTCAGCAAGTCCAGTGGGTCGTCCTTGCCTATCTCCTCGCCATCACCACCCTGATCGTCGGTGTCGGCCGGCTCGGCGACATGTTCGGGCGCCGGCGGCTGCTGCTCGCCGGAATCCTGCTGTTCACGGCGGCCTCGGGGCTGAGCGGCGCTGCACCGAACCTGCCGCTGCTCATCGCCGCCCGGGCGGCTCAGGGGCTGGGAGCGGCGGCCATGATGGCGCTCGCCATGGCCCTGGTCGGCGAGACGGTGGGCAAGGAAAAGACGGGCGGTGCCATGGGCCTGCTGGGCACCATGTCGGCGGTCGGCACCGCGCTGGGGCCTTCGCTCGGCGGCATTCTGATCGCCGGCCTCGGCTGGCAGGCGATCTTCCTCGTCAACGTTCCGCTCGGCACGCTCGCCTTTCTTCTCGCCCGTCATTCGCTGCCCGCCGATTGCCGGCGGCCGGAGGCGGAGCGCGCAGGCTTCGACGTCCCGGGCACGCTGCTGCTCGGCTCGACGCTGGCCGCCTACGCGCTCTCCATGACGGTTGCGCACGGCCAATTCGGTCCGCTCAACATGGCGCTCTTGGCCGCCGCCATCGTCGGAGCCGGCCTCTTCGTATCGGCCGAGCGGAGGACAGCCTCCCCCTTGATGCGAATGGAGGTTCTCCGTGATCCGGTGCTCGGTGCGGGGCTTGCCATGAGCGCGCTCGTCTCGACCGTGATGATGGCAACGCTCGTGGTCGGACCGTTCTATCTCTCGCGCTCGCTCGGACTCGGCGATGCGCTCGTCGGGATCGTCATGGCGGCGGGTCCGGTCGTCTCCGCCCTGAGCGGTCTGCCGGCCGGCCGTGCCGTCGACCGCCTGGGAGCTCCGTTCATGATCGTCACAGGCCTCGTCGCAATGAGCGCCGGCTCATTCGCCCTGTCGGTGCTTCCAGAGATGTTCGGCGTCGCCGGCTATCTGGCCGCCATGCTCGTCCTGACGCCGGGTTACCAGCTGTTCCAGGCGGCCAACAACACGGCCGTGATGCTGGATGTCCTCCCGGATCGGCGCGGCGTCGTCTCCGGCATGCTCAATCTCTCGCGCAATCTCGGGCTCGTCACCGGCGCGTCGGTCATGGGCGCTCTCTTCGCCTTCGCATCGGCTGCAGATGTCGCGACGGCTCCAGCCGAGGCCGTTGCTGCCGGCATGCGGATCACTTTTGCCGTGGCCGGCGTTCTGGTCATGGGAGCGATCGCGATTGCGCTCTCGTGTCGCGCTCTCGCAAGCCCGCCGGGCAATTGA
- a CDS encoding LysR family transcriptional regulator produces the protein MPKPDLNLLVTLDVLLAEGSVARAARRLRLSPSAMSRALQRLRETTGDPLLVRAGRGLVATQRALELREKVGRLVEEVEAVLRPQEKLDLKRLVRTFTLRTSDGFVENFGPDLLVRLGAEAPGVRLCFVQKPDRDSGPLRDGSVDLETGVVGETTGPELRTQALFRDRFIGVVRNGHALCRGEVTPACYAAGRHILVSRRGPDKAAVDIDEALKPAGLEREIVTIVGGFSSAVALARSSDLVASVPERHTSALREGMHSFPLPFPLPQITVSLLWHPRLDSDPAHRWLRSCVREVCMAQGSGSSAVEI, from the coding sequence ATGCCGAAGCCCGATCTCAATCTCCTCGTCACCCTCGATGTCCTGCTCGCCGAAGGCAGCGTGGCGCGCGCTGCCAGGCGGCTGCGCCTGAGTCCCTCGGCCATGAGCCGGGCGCTCCAGCGATTGCGCGAAACGACCGGCGATCCGCTTCTCGTCCGGGCGGGCCGCGGCCTCGTCGCCACGCAGCGTGCGCTCGAGCTGCGCGAGAAGGTTGGCCGGCTGGTGGAGGAGGTGGAAGCCGTCCTGCGGCCGCAGGAAAAACTCGATCTGAAACGGCTCGTCCGGACCTTCACGCTGCGCACCAGCGACGGTTTTGTCGAAAACTTCGGGCCGGACCTGCTTGTCCGACTTGGCGCGGAGGCTCCCGGCGTGCGCCTGTGCTTCGTGCAGAAGCCGGACAGAGACAGCGGGCCGCTTCGGGACGGGAGCGTCGATCTCGAAACAGGCGTGGTGGGTGAGACGACAGGGCCGGAGCTGCGAACGCAGGCTCTGTTCCGGGACCGGTTCATCGGCGTCGTGCGCAATGGCCACGCTTTGTGCCGGGGCGAGGTCACGCCGGCCTGTTACGCAGCCGGCAGACACATCCTTGTTTCGCGGCGGGGGCCGGACAAGGCTGCGGTCGACATCGACGAGGCCCTGAAGCCAGCCGGCTTGGAACGCGAGATCGTTACCATCGTGGGCGGCTTTTCGAGCGCCGTCGCGCTGGCGCGCTCCTCGGATCTGGTCGCCAGCGTTCCTGAACGCCACACGAGCGCCTTACGTGAGGGCATGCACAGCTTTCCGCTGCCCTTCCCGTTGCCGCAGATCACGGTTTCCCTGCTCTGGCATCCGCGGCTTGATTCCGATCCGGCGCATCGCTGGCTGCGCAGTTGCGTCCGCGAGGTCTGCATGGCGCAAGGCTCCGGCTCATCGGCCGTGGAAATTTAA
- a CDS encoding BON domain-containing protein, giving the protein MPSEHPIYSHRDDDPHLTDDELAEKVLHFLRYATSIDTSDMEVIALGNVVVLSGTVGSEADIASAGEAAASVIGVSVVENRLAAREGED; this is encoded by the coding sequence ATGCCCAGCGAACACCCGATTTACTCGCATAGGGACGACGATCCTCATCTGACAGACGACGAGCTGGCGGAGAAGGTTCTGCACTTCCTTCGCTACGCAACCTCCATCGACACGAGCGATATGGAGGTGATCGCCTTGGGCAACGTCGTCGTGCTCTCCGGAACGGTCGGAAGCGAGGCGGACATCGCCTCCGCCGGCGAGGCCGCCGCCTCGGTCATCGGCGTTTCCGTCGTCGAGAACAGGTTGGCGGCACGGGAGGGTGAAGATTGA
- a CDS encoding AEC family transporter, translating into MSDVFLNVLPIFVLILTGWLIVRLGYLKPSVGEALGDFVFRVAVPVLLFRTIAEADFKEGSPWPLWVAYFSGVAVTWAMGHLAATLAFGRDARMGVLAGVSSAFANTVFIGLPLVSRLVGEDGIVALSILLSVHLPVMMIAGTVMMERAERKTTGMPGQGIWKLMGGVARNLVRNPLVIGLAFGALFHLLGQPLGGPAKIVVDQLAGVAAPAALVSIGMALDKYGLAGNTGLAAVTSTLKLLVLPGAVFTACHLLGLSDSWTAALVLTSSVPTGVNAWLIANHFNVGHALASSTITLTTVLGVISVSVWAYLLM; encoded by the coding sequence ATGTCCGACGTCTTCCTGAACGTTCTACCCATCTTCGTCCTGATCCTGACCGGCTGGCTCATCGTCCGGCTCGGCTATCTGAAACCATCCGTCGGCGAGGCGCTGGGCGATTTCGTCTTCCGTGTCGCCGTGCCGGTGCTCCTCTTCCGCACCATCGCAGAGGCGGACTTCAAGGAAGGGTCGCCCTGGCCGCTCTGGGTCGCCTATTTCTCCGGCGTCGCGGTGACCTGGGCCATGGGCCATCTGGCCGCGACTCTTGCCTTCGGCCGGGACGCGCGCATGGGCGTGCTTGCGGGCGTTTCGTCGGCCTTCGCCAATACCGTGTTTATCGGCCTTCCCCTGGTTTCCCGCCTTGTCGGCGAAGACGGTATCGTTGCCCTGTCGATTCTGCTTTCCGTCCACCTGCCCGTGATGATGATCGCCGGAACGGTGATGATGGAGCGCGCGGAGCGCAAGACGACGGGCATGCCGGGGCAGGGGATCTGGAAACTCATGGGCGGGGTTGCCCGCAATCTCGTCCGCAACCCGCTCGTGATCGGCCTTGCCTTCGGCGCGCTCTTCCATCTCCTCGGACAGCCGCTCGGCGGACCGGCGAAGATCGTCGTCGATCAGCTTGCGGGCGTGGCAGCGCCGGCAGCGCTCGTCTCGATCGGCATGGCGCTCGACAAATACGGCCTTGCCGGCAACACCGGGCTTGCGGCCGTGACGAGTACGCTCAAGCTTCTCGTGCTGCCGGGCGCCGTATTTACCGCCTGCCACCTGTTAGGACTGAGCGACAGCTGGACCGCGGCGCTGGTGCTGACCTCGTCTGTCCCGACGGGCGTCAACGCCTGGCTGATCGCCAACCACTTCAATGTCGGGCATGCGCTCGCCTCTTCGACGATCACGCTGACCACCGTGCTCGGCGTCATCAGCGTGTCGGTATGGGCCTATCTGCTGATGTGA
- a CDS encoding branched-chain amino acid aminotransferase: MTGSGEQTFLFEQNPNPMATSEREALLTNPGFGRVFTDHMVTIRYSEVRGWHDAKIGPRKGFDLDPSTLVLHYAQEIFEGMKAYRLPDGGATLFRPDANARRFRNSALRLAMAPLPEELFVQSVRELVRVDRDWIPAGEGAALYLRPFMIATEVLLGVKPSAEYLYCVIASSVGSYFKGGAPAVTIWVSENYTRAAPGGTGEAKCGGNYAASLSAQAEAMQEGCEQVVFLDAVERRFVEELGGMNVFFVFRDGSLQTPPLTGTILPGITRDSLITLARDMGLTVREEPYAIDQWQADAESGRLTEAFACGTAAVVTPIGKVKGREHSFTIGDGGAGPIASRLKAALLDIQNGRAPDPHGWLDRLF, encoded by the coding sequence ATGACCGGTAGCGGTGAGCAGACTTTCCTGTTCGAGCAAAACCCGAACCCGATGGCGACCAGCGAGCGCGAGGCGCTCCTGACGAATCCGGGCTTCGGGCGCGTGTTCACCGATCACATGGTGACGATCCGCTATTCGGAGGTCCGCGGCTGGCACGACGCGAAGATCGGCCCGCGAAAAGGCTTCGATCTCGATCCCTCGACCCTCGTTCTGCACTACGCCCAGGAGATCTTCGAGGGCATGAAGGCCTATCGCCTGCCCGACGGCGGCGCCACGCTGTTTCGGCCCGACGCCAATGCGCGCCGTTTCCGCAACTCCGCTCTTCGGCTCGCCATGGCGCCGCTCCCGGAGGAGCTCTTCGTTCAGTCCGTGCGCGAACTGGTGCGCGTCGACCGAGACTGGATACCTGCCGGTGAAGGAGCCGCGCTCTATCTCCGCCCCTTCATGATTGCCACGGAAGTGCTCCTCGGGGTGAAACCGTCGGCCGAGTACCTCTACTGCGTCATCGCTTCCTCGGTCGGCTCCTACTTCAAGGGCGGCGCGCCGGCCGTAACCATATGGGTGTCCGAGAACTACACGCGGGCAGCGCCCGGCGGCACCGGCGAGGCGAAGTGCGGCGGCAACTATGCCGCAAGCCTTTCGGCGCAGGCGGAGGCGATGCAGGAGGGTTGCGAACAGGTGGTATTCCTCGACGCAGTGGAACGCCGCTTCGTCGAGGAGCTCGGCGGCATGAACGTCTTCTTCGTGTTCCGCGACGGCTCGCTGCAGACGCCGCCGCTGACGGGCACCATCCTGCCAGGCATCACGCGCGATTCGCTGATAACGCTCGCCCGCGATATGGGGCTCACCGTGCGCGAAGAGCCCTATGCCATCGATCAATGGCAGGCGGATGCGGAAAGCGGCCGGCTTACCGAGGCCTTCGCCTGCGGGACCGCCGCGGTCGTGACCCCGATCGGCAAAGTCAAGGGTCGCGAGCACAGCTTTACCATAGGCGACGGCGGAGCCGGACCGATTGCAAGCCGCCTGAAAGCGGCCTTGCTCGACATCCAGAACGGCCGCGCACCGGACCCGCATGGCTGGCTCGACCGGCTGTTCTGA
- a CDS encoding c-type cytochrome: MNPYVNMGVGALLGTVFVLMTVSIASEGIFHSEAPEKEGFAIVAEETGGEAGAAGGEEAKSEPIGPLLASADASAGEAVFKKCASCHTVEKGGPNKVGPNLWDIVNRPVASHEGFSYSAGMQTFAEGGKVVWDYDHLSYFLEAPKKHVPGTAMGFAGLKKVDERANLIAWLREQADSPAPLPDAGATGTTEAAPAEGQPAQEGQAPAPATGEAAPAETGAAPAEEAPAGQAGAPAPAPAN, from the coding sequence ATGAATCCATATGTGAACATGGGTGTGGGTGCCTTGTTGGGTACGGTCTTCGTGCTGATGACCGTCTCAATCGCGTCGGAAGGCATTTTCCATTCCGAAGCTCCCGAGAAGGAAGGTTTCGCGATCGTGGCCGAGGAAACGGGCGGCGAAGCGGGTGCTGCCGGCGGCGAGGAAGCGAAGTCCGAGCCGATCGGACCGCTGCTCGCAAGTGCAGACGCGTCCGCCGGCGAGGCCGTGTTCAAGAAATGTGCAAGCTGTCACACCGTGGAGAAGGGCGGACCGAACAAGGTCGGCCCGAATCTCTGGGATATCGTCAACCGGCCCGTCGCCTCGCATGAGGGCTTCAGCTATTCCGCCGGCATGCAGACCTTCGCGGAAGGCGGCAAGGTCGTGTGGGACTACGATCATCTGAGCTACTTCCTCGAAGCGCCGAAGAAGCACGTGCCGGGAACGGCCATGGGCTTCGCCGGCCTCAAGAAGGTCGACGAACGCGCCAACCTGATCGCCTGGCTGCGTGAGCAGGCGGACAGCCCGGCCCCGCTGCCGGACGCCGGCGCGACCGGTACGACCGAAGCGGCGCCCGCCGAGGGCCAGCCGGCCCAGGAAGGTCAAGCTCCGGCACCCGCAACAGGCGAAGCGGCTCCCGCTGAAACGGGTGCGGCTCCTGCGGAAGAGGCTCCGGCCGGCCAGGCAGGTGCTCCGGCGCCGGCTCCGGCGAACTGA
- a CDS encoding 3-deoxy-manno-octulosonate cytidylyltransferase, with protein sequence MNREQSGKTLVLIPARMASTRLPGKPLADICGLPMIVQVARRAAEAEVGRIVVAVDHPDVFAAVTGAGFEAIMTRVDHQSGSDRIHEALLKADPRGEAEIVINVQGDLPTIEPGPIRAALKPLENPSTDIATLTVAITDEHEKTNPNVVKVVGSPLSESRFRALYFTRATAPYGEGPLYHHIGLYAYRRQALETFVSLKPSALEKRESLEQLRALEAGMRIDVEIVESVPLGVDTPADLDKARRILSARA encoded by the coding sequence ATGAATCGTGAACAATCGGGCAAAACCCTGGTACTCATTCCGGCGCGCATGGCGTCGACGCGACTGCCCGGCAAGCCGCTTGCCGACATTTGCGGACTGCCGATGATCGTGCAGGTGGCAAGGCGGGCGGCGGAGGCGGAGGTCGGGCGGATCGTGGTGGCCGTCGATCATCCCGATGTCTTCGCGGCCGTGACCGGCGCCGGCTTCGAGGCGATCATGACGCGCGTCGATCACCAGTCGGGCTCCGACCGGATCCACGAGGCGCTCCTGAAGGCCGATCCGCGTGGCGAAGCGGAGATCGTCATCAACGTGCAGGGCGATCTTCCGACCATCGAGCCCGGTCCGATTCGTGCGGCGCTGAAGCCCCTGGAAAATCCCTCGACCGACATCGCCACACTGACCGTAGCGATCACCGACGAACACGAGAAGACCAATCCCAACGTCGTCAAGGTTGTCGGCTCGCCGCTTTCCGAAAGCCGCTTTCGCGCGCTCTATTTCACGCGCGCGACCGCGCCCTATGGCGAAGGCCCCCTCTACCACCACATCGGACTCTACGCTTATCGTCGTCAGGCGCTGGAAACGTTCGTTTCGCTGAAGCCGTCGGCGCTGGAGAAGCGCGAATCACTGGAGCAGTTGCGGGCGCTCGAAGCGGGCATGCGCATAGATGTCGAGATTGTCGAGTCGGTGCCGCTCGGCGTCGACACGCCCGCCGATCTCGACAAGGCCCGCCGTATCCTTTCGGCCCGGGCCTGA
- a CDS encoding prephenate dehydratase: MTAKTNRISFQGDYGANSDMACRDMFPSMEPLPCQTFEDAFLAVENGEADLAMIPIENTIAGRVADIHHLLPESRLHIVGEYFMPIRFQLMVLPGVRRDEIRTVHSHIHALGQCRKIVRANGWKPVVAGDTAGAAKLVQETGDRSMAALAPRLAADLYGLDIIAENVEDTDSNVTRFVVLSREESRVARTSKDELIITTFVFNVRNIPAALYKAMGGFATNGINMTKLESYQLGGKFVATQFYADIEGHPDDTGVRHAMDELRFFSENVRILGTYPAHPMRGVL; the protein is encoded by the coding sequence GTGACAGCCAAGACCAACCGGATTTCCTTCCAGGGCGACTACGGCGCCAATTCCGACATGGCCTGCCGCGACATGTTTCCGTCGATGGAGCCGCTGCCGTGCCAGACCTTCGAGGACGCCTTCCTGGCGGTGGAAAACGGCGAGGCCGATCTCGCCATGATCCCGATCGAGAACACGATCGCCGGGCGTGTCGCCGACATCCATCACCTCCTGCCGGAATCGCGCCTGCATATCGTCGGCGAATATTTCATGCCGATCCGCTTCCAGCTGATGGTTCTGCCCGGCGTCCGGCGCGACGAGATCCGTACCGTGCACAGCCATATCCACGCGCTCGGTCAGTGCCGCAAGATCGTGCGTGCCAACGGTTGGAAACCCGTGGTCGCAGGCGATACGGCCGGCGCCGCCAAGCTCGTCCAGGAGACCGGCGACCGTTCCATGGCGGCGCTTGCTCCGCGCCTTGCCGCCGATCTCTATGGTCTCGACATCATCGCCGAGAACGTCGAGGACACCGACAGCAACGTCACGCGCTTCGTCGTGCTGTCCAGAGAGGAGAGCAGGGTCGCCCGCACCTCGAAGGACGAACTGATCATCACGACCTTCGTCTTCAACGTGCGCAATATCCCGGCGGCGCTCTACAAGGCGATGGGCGGTTTCGCGACGAACGGCATCAATATGACCAAGCTCGAGAGCTACCAGCTCGGCGGCAAGTTCGTGGCGACCCAGTTCTACGCGGACATCGAGGGGCATCCGGACGATACAGGCGTGCGCCACGCGATGGACGAGCTGCGCTTTTTCTCGGAAAACGTGCGCATCCTCGGCACCTATCCGGCGCATCCGATGCGCGGCGTGCTCTGA